The Pseudomonadota bacterium genome contains the following window.
GTTCAATGCCCTCTGTTTTAATACCACCAAAATATTCCTGGAATGCTAAATCAAACATATCATAGTATGCCTCGCTCTTTACAAGAAAGGCCCTTCCAACATAGTAGAGGTGATTCAGGCTTGATTGAAAATAACCGTTATACATGGCTTCGATGAAAGATACCCATTCCGTAACAGAAACAGGCACACCCTTCTTTCTTAAGAGATAGAAAAAATCAGTGAACATTAAAACCTTCTTTTCAAACCAAAACCACCATGGGAATTAGAGACTTTTATAAATCTGTCTGTGTCAAGCTCATTCTTCAGGAGGGTTCCCAGAAATGGTATTTCGGATGAGATTTTGTCGACGCTTATACCACCCAGGGCAAGGGCTTTTATCCAGTCGAGCAGTTCACTCGTGGATGGTTTTTTTCTGAGTCCATCAACTTCCCTTATCCAGTAAAACCTTTTTATTGCCTCTCTTACAAGCTTTGTTTCTATATCGGGGAAGTGGACCTTCACAATCCTTTCCATCATCTCTACATCAGGAAATTCAATATAATGGAATATACATCTCCTCAGAAAGGCATCGGGCAATTCCTTCTCTGCATTACTGGTAATCACCACAACTGGTCTATGCTTTGCTGCAACCTCTTCATCGAGCTCTGGTATATGGAAGGACATCTCGTCAAGCTCGTTGAGTAAGTCATTCGGGAATTCTATGTCCGCCTTATCTACCTCATCTATGAGCAGTACTACCTGCTCATCGCTTATGAATGACTGGCCTAATTTGCCAGGCTTTATATACTTTCTAATGTCTGAAATATCCTTATCCTTAAACCTCGCGTCATTTAGCCTCTGAACGGTATCATATACATAAAGACCGTCTCTTGCCTTTGTTGTAGATTTTATATTCCAGACGATAAGCCTCTTATTGAGCGCCGTCGCTATGCTGTGTGCAAGGAGTGTCTTACCAGTCCCTGGCTCACCTTTAATAACCAGAGGTTTACCTAAAGCAACCGAGACATTTACAATCTCCATGAGGGGTCTTGAAGCTATATAATCATCACTTCCCTTATATCCAAGAACAACATTGCCCATCCTTTAAGCCTCCTTAATTGTAAGTGAAAAATATCACTATACTATAAGTCCTTAATGGTCCATTGTCAACTTCAAACGATTATCACGTAATTGTTAAGAATGGGGAAAAAATGGTACACCTTCTGTAATGACTTAGAACGCGATAATTTTGCTTGACAAATAACTATGTTTTTTTTAAATTAAGATACTATGAATAGATTCATGATACCATCAAACTTTTATTACTTTTACTTTAGTAGTTTGCACCCGTGTACCTTTATGCTTTGAAAGAAGCAAAAAGCCATGGGTGCAGAACCCATGGCTTTTTTATTATAAAGCCATGGCGATAAACCCATGGCTTTTTTTATTATTGAGGAGGGGTAAATGATTATTTCAAAAAAAATGAAGAAGCTGATACTCGATCAGGAAGGATGGACAAGAAAGATGTTCGAGGAAGGCTTAAGAATGAAAAAAACCTTTGGGGAAGACAGGGTCTATGACTTCTCGCTCGGTAATCCCGATGTTGAGCCTCCTCCAGCAGTACTGAAAGCGCTCGTTGATATGCTCATGGACAGAACACCTGGAATGCACAGGTATATGGAAAACAACGGGTACGAGAGCGTGAGGAAAGAAATCGCAGAATACCTGAAAACATATTACGGCCTCCATTTCACCAGCAAACACGTCTTTATGTCGGTAGGTTGTGCCGGCGGTATCAATGTTCTTCTCAAGGCCATGTTAAACAGAGGGGACGAGGTGATTGTGCCAAAACCCTTCTTCTGGGAGTTTAAGAATTATATCGAGAACTACGGGGGTGTGGTAAGATTCGTTGACACAAAGGAAGATTTTCAGCTTGATATTGAAAAGATTAAAGAGGCAATAAACCATAAAACAAAGGCAGTCCTTTTAAACAGCCCAAACAACCCAACAGGGATTGTATACAGCGAAAAGAATCTGAAAGAACTGGCAGGTTTGCTGTACAATGAAAGAAAAGATGGTAAAGAAATTTATATAATATCCGATGATGCATACAAGAAACTTGTGTACAATAATATTACATTACCGAATCTCTTCACGATATATGATCTTGTCATCTCCGTTACATCCCACTCAAAAGACCTCGCCCTTCCGGGTGAGAGAATAGGTTACATTGCGATATCGCCCAATATCAAAGAGATCGACCTCCTTGTCTCGGGTCTCATCATATCTGTGAGGGCACTCGGTTTCGTCAATGCCCCCGCCCTATTTCAGAGAGTTGCAGGTAAGTTTCAGGATAACTCCGTGAACATCAAAGACTATCAGGAGAAAAGGGACCTTATGTACAATACGCTCATTGAGGCTGAATTCGAATGTGTAAAACCCATGGGGGCATTTTATATGTTTCCAAAATCACCCATCAAGAACGAACTCGAATTTGTAATGCAGCTGCAAAGGGAAGAGAGAATCCTTGTAGTTCCTGGCAGGGGCTTTGGCAAGAGCGGCTATTTCAGGATTGCATACTGCGTCCCTATAGGGAAAATATATGGCGCCATCGATGGATTCAAAAAAATAGGGGAAAGATTTATAAAAAAGGGGTAGGTCATGGCTATATCGAAAAAGATTGCTGAATCAATGAAAAGTTCTTCATGGATAAGGGCTATGTTTGAAGTAGGGGAAGGGTTAAAAAGGTTGTATGGGGAAGAAAATATATTTGATTTTACCCTTGGCAATCCCGTTATAGAGCCACCCGAAGCCCTGAAAAGGGAGCTTATAAGGATAGTATCATCAAATGTGAAAGGGATGCACAGATATATGTCAAACAGCGGGTATGAAGAGGTAAGGGAAGAGATATCAAAATTTCACAAAGAAAATACAGGTCTTGCCTTTACAAAAGACCATATTATCATGACAGTGGGGTCGGCAGGTGGTATTAATGTTGTTTTAAAGGCCCTTCTTGACCCGGGGGATGAGGTAATAGTGCCATGTCCGTTCTTTATAGAATTTAAGTTCTATATTGAAAACCATGGTGGCTTGATGAGGCTTGTGAATACAAGGGAAGACTTTCATCTTGATATTGATAATATAGAGAAGGCAATCAATAAAAAGACCAAGGCAATTATAATAAACTCCCCACATAATCCAACAGGCATTGTCTACAACGAGAAGGAGCTCGAAGAGCTTGCATCATTGCTTATGGAAAAAAGGAAAAAGGG
Protein-coding sequences here:
- a CDS encoding MoxR family ATPase; its protein translation is MGNVVLGYKGSDDYIASRPLMEIVNVSVALGKPLVIKGEPGTGKTLLAHSIATALNKRLIVWNIKSTTKARDGLYVYDTVQRLNDARFKDKDISDIRKYIKPGKLGQSFISDEQVVLLIDEVDKADIEFPNDLLNELDEMSFHIPELDEEVAAKHRPVVVITSNAEKELPDAFLRRCIFHYIEFPDVEMMERIVKVHFPDIETKLVREAIKRFYWIREVDGLRKKPSTSELLDWIKALALGGISVDKISSEIPFLGTLLKNELDTDRFIKVSNSHGGFGLKRRF
- a CDS encoding pyridoxal phosphate-dependent aminotransferase; this encodes MIISKKMKKLILDQEGWTRKMFEEGLRMKKTFGEDRVYDFSLGNPDVEPPPAVLKALVDMLMDRTPGMHRYMENNGYESVRKEIAEYLKTYYGLHFTSKHVFMSVGCAGGINVLLKAMLNRGDEVIVPKPFFWEFKNYIENYGGVVRFVDTKEDFQLDIEKIKEAINHKTKAVLLNSPNNPTGIVYSEKNLKELAGLLYNERKDGKEIYIISDDAYKKLVYNNITLPNLFTIYDLVISVTSHSKDLALPGERIGYIAISPNIKEIDLLVSGLIISVRALGFVNAPALFQRVAGKFQDNSVNIKDYQEKRDLMYNTLIEAEFECVKPMGAFYMFPKSPIKNELEFVMQLQREERILVVPGRGFGKSGYFRIAYCVPIGKIYGAIDGFKKIGERFIKKG
- a CDS encoding pyridoxal phosphate-dependent aminotransferase, producing the protein MAISKKIAESMKSSSWIRAMFEVGEGLKRLYGEENIFDFTLGNPVIEPPEALKRELIRIVSSNVKGMHRYMSNSGYEEVREEISKFHKENTGLAFTKDHIIMTVGSAGGINVVLKALLDPGDEVIVPCPFFIEFKFYIENHGGLMRLVNTREDFHLDIDNIEKAINKKTKAIIINSPHNPTGIVYNEKELEELASLLMEKRKKGQRIFIISDEAYKKIIYDGIAFPNLFHIYEDTIVIISHSKDLALPGERIGYIAISPLIKNAQALIDAAIFANRTLGFINAPAIMQRLVGKFQKNSVDIMDYQKRRDTIYDILIESGFEVMKPMGAFYIFPKSPIPDDIKFVRTLQKHHILAVPGVGFGKQGYFRLAYCVDLDTIERSRKYFNEVGNAVKRES